CCCCAAGTTGGCGAAGCTACTAGAGGAACAATGGCAGGCGGCGCAGGCGCAGATGATACGCATCGGCGCTGACCTGGGGAAGAAGAGGCAACGCGTCCGTATCCTGATGAAAGGCGGCTCTCCCGCGCAGGTCATCGTGGACACCGCCAGGAGCAGTGCCGCTGATCTGATCGTCATGGGAACCCACGGGCGGACTGGTCTGGCGCACATGCTTATTGGCAGCGTGGCCGAAAGGGTCGTCCGCACCGCAAGCTGCCCGGTGCTGACGGCAAGGCATGCCGTCAGTAAGAAAAGGACGCTGAAGAGGACGGCGCGCCAGAAGGCCTGAACCCTTCATCAAGCGGTACTGGCCGATCAAGAGGCGCACAAAAGACTTTGAGCGCGAGGCTGTCGTGCGGCGGCCACGGGGAAAGCGTATCCCGCACTGAATCGCTTGGACTGTCGGTCGCTCGAGAATCTGGCGCCGTGCCTGCGTTCACGGCGGCGCTTCAAGCCGTCATCGCTGCGCCCTGCCTAGAGTCCCCGCAAATCGCCGCCAAGGTGTCGCACACCTCCTCGGTGGTTATTTCGGCGCGGCCCTTACCCTTGCGTTCATGCGCGGCTTCGCGAGCGATGTCGTCGAGCGAGAGGATGCCAACGAGATGACGGTCTGCGTCAACGACCGGCAGCCGGCGGATTCTGTTGCTCCGCATTATCTTCTCTGCCGTCGCCAGGGAGTCCTCGGGTCCGCACGAAAAGAGCTTCTTCGACAT
The window above is part of the Candidatus Binatia bacterium genome. Proteins encoded here:
- a CDS encoding universal stress protein, translated to MAVKRILVPVDFSKDSLHALAYAGDLAKSFGAELRLLHVVDQTYLANAPEFPVANPKLAKLLEEQWQAAQAQMIRIGADLGKKRQRVRILMKGGSPAQVIVDTARSSAADLIVMGTHGRTGLAHMLIGSVAERVVRTASCPVLTARHAVSKKRTLKRTARQKA
- a CDS encoding CBS domain-containing protein translates to MKVGRLMTRVVKTCRPHDSLSIAAKLMWDNNCGSVAVVADTGLVGVLTDRDICMAAYTQGRSLYDIQVSIAMSKKLFSCGPEDSLATAEKIMRSNRIRRLPVVDADRHLVGILSLDDIAREAAHERKGKGRAEITTEEVCDTLAAICGDSRQGAAMTA